Genomic DNA from Candidatus Koribacter versatilis Ellin345:
ATACTACGGTCTGTTCTATATGCCGATGCAGTACGGCTTCGGGATGATCGGGAACATTCCCGATTACCAGAGCTATAGCGTGAATGTGTTCCAGGCGATTTTCGGAAATCCTCCGTTCTCGATCGCCTATCCGTCACCCAACCCGCCGTTGCAGCCAGGAACGCAAAACGTAAATATCTTCCCGAGTAATCCTCAGGATCCTTTCTCCGAGAACTGGATGTTCGGGATCGAGCAGGAGATTGCCCCAAACACGGTTCTGGCCTTGAACTACATTGGCAACCACGCTATGCACATGCAGGCGGGCGTTTCGTTCGCGAATGTGAACCTGAATCCCGCTAACCCATTCACGCAGGCGCGTCCGCTATCGGGATACGCGAGCGAGAACTATCTGTGCGATTGCCTGTTCTCGAAATACAACTCACTGCAAGCGCAAGTGCGGCACAACATCGGGAAGTTGAATTTCGAAGCGAACTATGTCTGGTCGCACGAGATTGACGACCAGATGAACTTCCTGAGTCCCGGGTATACCAACCCGGCCGACCCGAAGGCTGACATTGCCAGCGGCGATTGGGACGTGCGTCAGAACCTGACAGGCAGCGTGGTGTATGCGTTCGGAAACCTGAAGGGAGAAGCGGCGTGGAAACGGGCCATCCTGGGCGGATGGCAGGCTTCAACCATTCTCCAGGCGCGGTCTGGCTTGCCGGTGAACATCACGCTGGTGAGCGGATTGTTTGGGAACCCGACGCGTCCGAATCGCGTGGCGGGACAACAAGGCTACCTGTCGGACATAAATTGGCCGAACAGCAGCTTCAACTCCGCCGCTTATGAGATCAATCCTAACTACACCGGCGACTGGGGCCCAGTGTGGGGCAACACGGGACGGAACGACCTGCGTGGTCCTGCCTTCGTGCAGTGGGACATGTCGGGGATGAAGAACATTCCGATCACGGAAAGGGTAAACCTGCAATTCCGTGCGGACATCTTCAACATCCTGAACCACCCGAACTTCGCAACGCCCGATGGTGGAATCTGTAGCTCGATCACTGGGGCGTTCACGGATGCCTCTGGATTCCATCCGGCAACCTGCGCGCCGAATCCGAACTTCGGCCGCACCGGACAGACAGTTGCTGACTCGAACACAAGCCAGATCGGACCGGGAACCAACCGGCAGATCCAGCTCTCGCTGAAGCTGGTTTTCTAGCGGAACGCAGCGACCTCCCTACCAGGCGGCAGCAAGAGATTGTTGCCGCCCATTTTTAAGAGTTTCTTTCGCGGTAGATGATCGGCAAACAATCCGGTTTCCAGGCGCGACTCCGATACACCGTTCTTAGTACCTGTAGTTTGAGGGGCAATGTCAAAGCAAAGTAGTTCGAACTACGATAAGTTCCCCGTGATTGCGGTTCCCGATGCGACCTGTGACGTGGGCTGGAAGGCTATTACACAGACGCTCAGGAAGACGGCGATCCAAGGGAGATTTGTAGTTTGTGTGGAGTGTTATCCGGGCTGTTTTGAAGGAAATATTGAAGCCGAGTTGGTGAATGGACTGAAACCGCACTCGGTCATTAGGTCAGCGGAGTGTTACAAGTCCGAAAATGAAATCAGAACACTAACTGCACGCGATCTCGGGGACGACCCCGTTTTCGCGTTTATGAACAACTATGAACTCTCCGAGTTCCTCGACGAGCGCAAACTTGGAGAAAAGCGCGCCGATCTGAATACAGCCGACGGCCTGGTTTTGGTTATAGGAACCGGAGCTGCCCTGATTGCAGAACACTGGGACCTGCTGGTTTATTGCGACATGGCGCGTTGGAAGATTCAACAACGTCAGCGCGCCAACGAGATCGCCAACCTGGGACTGGAGAACGCGACTGAACGTGCTTCGTTGAAATATAAGCGCGCCTTTTTTGTGGATTGGCGCGCCGCAGATCGCCTGAAGAAGCAACTCCTGCCGAAGATTGATTTCGTACTCGACACCAACGATCGAGCTACGCCGAAGATGATCAACGGAGCGCAGCTTGCAGAAGGATTGCGGATCGCTGCGCACCGTCCATTCCGAGTCGTGCCATTCTTCGATCCTGGGCCGTGGGGCGGACAATGGATGAAGGAAGTTTGCGATCTACCGCGCGACGCCGAAAACTATGCATGGTGCTTTGACTGCGTTCCCGAAGAAAACAGCCTGTTACTGGCGTTCGGCGATGCGCGGGTCGAGATCCCGTCCATCAATCTGGTGTTTGCCCGCCCACATGAGTTGCTGGGAGAAGCGGTGCATGCTCGCTTCGGAACAGAGTTCCCGATCCGCTTCGACTTTCTCGACACGATGGATGGCGGCAACCTTTCTTTCCAAGTGCATCCGTTGACCGAGTACATCCAGGAAAAGTTCGGGATGAACTACACGCAGGATGAGAGCTATTACATGCTCGATGCCACCGAAGAGGGCTGCGTGTATCTCGGATTGAAAGAGAACATCGATCGCGGGCAGATGATCGATGACCTGCATCTGGCGCAAGAGGGCGAGATCCCGTTCGACGCGGAAAAGTATGTCAATCGCTTTCCGGCGAAAAAGCATGATCACTTCTTGATTCCCGCCGGAACACCACACTGTTCGGGGAAGAACAGCATGGTGCTGGAGATCAGTGCGACTCCCTATATCTTCACGTTCAAGATGTGGGACTGGGGCCGTTTGGGTCTCGACGGAACCCCGCGACCGATTCACCTCGAGCATGGGCTTCGTAACGTGCAGTGGGACCGGACGACAAAATGGGTAGAAGAAAACCTGGTCAATCATACTTCGGAAGTCGACCGAGGCGAGGGTTGGGTAGAAGAACGGACAGGGCTGCACGAGCGCGAGTTCATTGAAACGCGGCGGCATTGGTTTACTACCCCGGTGCGACACAACACCAATGGCGGCGTGAATGTTCTGAATCTTTGCGAGGGTCGTGAGGCAATGGTAGAGAGTCCGACCAGCGCATTTCCGCCCTTCGTCGTCCACTTCGCGGAAACGTTCATCGTTCCGGCAGCGGTGGGTGAATACACGATCCG
This window encodes:
- a CDS encoding class I mannose-6-phosphate isomerase encodes the protein MSKQSSSNYDKFPVIAVPDATCDVGWKAITQTLRKTAIQGRFVVCVECYPGCFEGNIEAELVNGLKPHSVIRSAECYKSENEIRTLTARDLGDDPVFAFMNNYELSEFLDERKLGEKRADLNTADGLVLVIGTGAALIAEHWDLLVYCDMARWKIQQRQRANEIANLGLENATERASLKYKRAFFVDWRAADRLKKQLLPKIDFVLDTNDRATPKMINGAQLAEGLRIAAHRPFRVVPFFDPGPWGGQWMKEVCDLPRDAENYAWCFDCVPEENSLLLAFGDARVEIPSINLVFARPHELLGEAVHARFGTEFPIRFDFLDTMDGGNLSFQVHPLTEYIQEKFGMNYTQDESYYMLDATEEGCVYLGLKENIDRGQMIDDLHLAQEGEIPFDAEKYVNRFPAKKHDHFLIPAGTPHCSGKNSMVLEISATPYIFTFKMWDWGRLGLDGTPRPIHLEHGLRNVQWDRTTKWVEENLVNHTSEVDRGEGWVEERTGLHEREFIETRRHWFTTPVRHNTNGGVNVLNLCEGREAMVESPTSAFPPFVVHFAETFIVPAAVGEYTIRPHGESEGKRCATIKAFVRSNP